One window of the Oceanicoccus sp. KOV_DT_Chl genome contains the following:
- a CDS encoding ShlB/FhaC/HecB family hemolysin secretion/activation protein — translation MRRRILALLFVPMVGSVSAQIDDRGYPVQPAGGAAKFSFEQQSVLTPNAEIPAVTERDEGPSIEVSEFQFDNIPEFPELGISRQSVLQLAEDLRQQYSQKQNQLASGYTEEELQAIAELLPQAKASPSSITELEQVADYILSVSESNTLAGLRKYELQGLVDLLLNQRLANGVSDNADLEKINSLVLDDLISLVTTQRAERGINFYELEDIAAKLSAYYRSRGVFLAKAYIPVQSVKEGVVRLDILAGVLSGVSLQGNTHYSAERLTKPFSQYVGKAANSDEIEEALYLINDFPGVMVQGALTAGASVGETSLDLTVAEEKRWRATVTADNHGAVFTGDNRVLAMVDFFNPSGFGDQLTLGYLQSWSPLNSDVSVFQYRAPVFDERTYAYVSADVNNFSVDGDGDQNIDNLNIEGTNTNYTVGMDRQFKRLPNLGFNAGFAFTEKETEIDADQEIPDAGEKVQGVQLNFSFNNINKRYALMNMAMASVQYGDFKSGVDEGLNQDEEFYKLAIDWSALKIVNLPFTSYQSYVLARTKLRYSESGLPAFEQLPLGGADAVRAFTVSDFSADQAGYLSAEWYVELPMTWVAKSIEDKLKVALFVDGAYGVVNVEAANAAGDSWANLAGAGVLFKFTWREMLGAKISFSKPLASKSNLDNFGDDADSVQTFVEVTFMYD, via the coding sequence ATGCGACGACGGATATTAGCACTACTTTTTGTGCCCATGGTTGGCAGTGTGTCAGCTCAAATCGATGACCGGGGCTATCCAGTTCAGCCTGCGGGTGGCGCCGCCAAGTTTTCCTTTGAGCAGCAAAGCGTGCTCACTCCTAATGCTGAAATTCCTGCGGTGACTGAACGTGATGAAGGCCCCAGCATTGAAGTCAGTGAATTTCAATTTGATAATATTCCTGAATTTCCTGAGCTAGGAATTAGTCGGCAGTCAGTGTTGCAGTTGGCTGAAGATTTGCGCCAGCAATATAGTCAAAAACAAAATCAACTCGCCAGTGGTTATACCGAAGAAGAATTGCAAGCCATTGCCGAGTTATTGCCACAGGCGAAAGCTTCCCCTTCTAGTATCACTGAATTAGAGCAGGTCGCAGATTATATATTGTCTGTGAGTGAGAGTAATACCTTGGCAGGCTTAAGAAAATATGAGCTACAGGGCCTGGTCGATTTATTGCTCAATCAACGCTTGGCTAACGGTGTTAGCGACAATGCAGATCTGGAAAAAATTAATTCATTAGTGTTGGATGATTTAATCAGTTTGGTGACGACGCAACGGGCAGAGCGCGGTATCAATTTTTACGAGCTCGAAGATATTGCCGCGAAACTTTCGGCGTATTATCGTAGTCGCGGTGTCTTTTTGGCGAAAGCGTATATTCCAGTGCAAAGTGTCAAAGAGGGTGTGGTGCGGCTGGATATTTTGGCTGGGGTATTATCGGGTGTGAGCTTGCAAGGAAATACACATTACTCGGCAGAGCGTTTGACCAAGCCCTTCAGTCAATATGTCGGCAAGGCCGCTAACAGCGATGAAATTGAAGAGGCCTTATACCTGATTAATGATTTTCCCGGAGTGATGGTGCAAGGTGCGTTAACGGCTGGCGCTAGTGTTGGAGAAACCTCGCTGGACTTAACCGTTGCTGAGGAAAAACGCTGGCGAGCAACGGTGACGGCAGATAATCACGGTGCTGTTTTTACTGGTGATAATCGCGTGCTGGCGATGGTAGATTTTTTTAATCCTTCAGGCTTTGGGGATCAATTAACGTTGGGTTATTTGCAATCCTGGTCGCCCCTAAATTCTGATGTTTCAGTCTTTCAATATCGCGCGCCGGTGTTTGATGAGCGTACTTACGCTTATGTCTCTGCGGATGTAAATAATTTTTCAGTTGATGGGGATGGTGATCAAAATATCGATAACTTAAATATTGAAGGTACCAATACAAATTACACGGTAGGTATGGATCGCCAGTTTAAGCGCCTGCCGAACTTGGGTTTCAATGCCGGTTTTGCTTTTACTGAAAAAGAAACCGAGATTGATGCCGATCAAGAGATACCGGATGCTGGCGAAAAAGTGCAGGGCGTACAGCTTAACTTTTCCTTTAACAATATCAATAAACGTTATGCCTTAATGAACATGGCAATGGCGTCAGTGCAGTATGGTGATTTCAAATCAGGGGTTGATGAGGGGCTTAATCAGGATGAGGAGTTTTATAAGCTAGCTATAGATTGGTCGGCATTAAAAATAGTCAATTTGCCATTTACTAGTTATCAGTCTTACGTTTTGGCGAGGACAAAGTTACGTTACAGTGAATCAGGCCTGCCAGCTTTTGAGCAGTTACCGTTGGGTGGTGCTGATGCAGTACGAGCGTTTACCGTCAGTGACTTTTCTGCGGATCAGGCTGGGTATTTGAGTGCTGAGTGGTATGTTGAACTGCCAATGACATGGGTTGCTAAAAGTATTGAAGACAAGCTCAAGGTGGCATTGTTCGTCGATGGCGCTTACGGTGTTGTTAATGTTGAAGCAGCAAACGCGGCAGGTGATTCCTGGGCAAATTTGGCTGGTGCGGGTGTGTTATTCAAATTTACCTGGCGTGAAATGTTGGGGGCGAAAATTAGTTTTTCAAAACCACTCGCCAGTAAATCCAATCTCGACAATTTTGGTGATGATGCGGACTCTGTGCAAACTTTTGTCGAAGTTACGTTTATGTATGACTAA
- a CDS encoding filamentous hemagglutinin N-terminal domain-containing protein → MSDRQRVTFLRRMLLPAAIAMAINPALAPLVVAAPAGGSVVGGSGAISVSGNTTTIDQFSNRLALDWQSFDINSNELVRFNQPSANALALNRVLNNNPTRIMGQLEANGRIILVNPAGIFFTDYSSVNVNALIASGLAINPDDFMNGNLLFGSVGGADGVVVNRGLINATTSVSLLGNAVANDGPAAMIQAELVSINAASEALLTFDAAGHIGVKVNKAVLQNTQGLESAVSNTGEIVAGSVLVEADVAAGLFERAVNNEGIIRAAGIDVSGGEIRLSGRGGDTFHSGVLDVSSQTAAGGLVIVEGENVALVDQASIDASGAAGGGEVLIGGDYKGLNDQIKNARQAFVGEDVVIDAAATGHGDGGRVIVWSDSYTRFGGAISVAANRGNGGFIETSGAQGLFVADSARIDISSLLGQGGHWLIDPDNISIQTAGPDANITGSPNFTDDIPGDGSEPVLTWATIESVLDDGDVTVTTSETGAGDGVITINDSYTFLANTSGNTLSLISATDIVIADGVKLDGGGVDVSLDFTAANDLTVGNGDTGVAIDNIAGSVSLTATAGLLTVNGEINVVGIDGLDADPGNPGVDAMAITLVGGTGVDINAAISSTGGVGGAGNTGNNLGGNGGNGGVITLTATTNNIDIDAAITSTGGAGGTGSGSAADGDGGDGGAIQLTANGGAINVGANLTSQGGLGDTAGVGAALTTSSIDFVHTLGR, encoded by the coding sequence ATGAGTGATCGACAGCGCGTGACTTTTTTGCGCCGCATGCTATTGCCCGCTGCGATTGCCATGGCCATCAATCCTGCGCTTGCACCTTTGGTTGTGGCGGCCCCCGCTGGTGGTAGTGTGGTTGGCGGTAGTGGCGCGATTAGTGTTTCCGGTAATACCACCACTATTGATCAGTTCTCAAATCGGTTGGCGCTGGATTGGCAGAGTTTTGATATTAATAGCAATGAACTGGTTCGTTTCAATCAACCCAGCGCCAACGCGCTCGCCTTAAATCGTGTGCTTAATAATAATCCCACGCGCATCATGGGGCAGCTGGAAGCCAATGGCCGGATTATTTTAGTGAATCCCGCCGGTATATTTTTTACCGATTATTCCAGTGTCAATGTGAATGCTTTGATAGCGAGTGGCTTGGCAATTAATCCAGACGATTTTATGAATGGTAATTTGTTATTCGGCAGTGTGGGTGGTGCCGATGGGGTTGTGGTTAATCGCGGTTTGATTAATGCAACTACCAGTGTTTCTTTATTGGGCAATGCGGTTGCTAATGATGGTCCGGCAGCAATGATTCAAGCGGAGCTGGTATCCATTAATGCGGCCTCTGAGGCGTTGCTAACCTTTGATGCCGCTGGTCATATTGGCGTTAAGGTTAATAAAGCGGTATTGCAAAACACGCAAGGTTTGGAATCAGCGGTTTCGAATACGGGGGAAATTGTTGCCGGCTCTGTGCTGGTTGAAGCGGACGTAGCGGCAGGGTTATTTGAGCGCGCGGTAAATAATGAGGGTATTATTCGCGCGGCCGGTATTGATGTCAGTGGCGGTGAGATTCGCTTGTCTGGCCGTGGCGGCGATACCTTTCACAGTGGTGTGCTGGATGTTAGTTCGCAAACTGCGGCCGGTGGTTTGGTTATCGTTGAGGGAGAGAATGTTGCACTGGTCGATCAGGCGAGTATAGATGCTTCTGGGGCTGCTGGCGGTGGTGAAGTACTGATTGGCGGTGATTACAAAGGATTAAATGACCAGATCAAAAATGCCCGGCAAGCGTTTGTGGGAGAAGATGTAGTTATCGATGCAGCCGCTACCGGGCACGGTGATGGTGGCAGAGTGATTGTGTGGTCGGATAGTTACACGCGTTTTGGTGGTGCTATCTCTGTGGCTGCTAATCGTGGTAATGGCGGCTTTATTGAAACTTCTGGCGCACAAGGTTTGTTTGTTGCTGACTCCGCGCGCATTGATATTTCATCACTCCTGGGGCAGGGCGGTCACTGGTTGATCGACCCTGACAATATATCTATTCAGACTGCAGGCCCTGATGCCAATATTACCGGCTCCCCCAATTTTACTGATGACATTCCCGGTGATGGTTCCGAACCGGTACTGACCTGGGCCACTATAGAATCCGTACTGGATGATGGTGATGTGACGGTCACTACCTCCGAGACTGGAGCGGGTGATGGTGTTATCACTATTAACGATAGTTATACCTTCTTGGCAAATACTTCGGGCAATACGCTGTCGTTAATTTCAGCCACGGATATCGTGATTGCTGATGGGGTTAAATTGGATGGGGGCGGTGTTGATGTCTCTCTGGATTTTACCGCGGCTAATGACCTGACTGTTGGCAACGGCGATACCGGTGTGGCTATTGATAATATTGCCGGTAGCGTCAGTCTTACGGCTACCGCTGGCTTGTTAACTGTAAATGGCGAAATCAATGTGGTTGGCATCGATGGCCTTGACGCAGACCCTGGTAATCCGGGTGTGGATGCAATGGCGATTACGTTGGTAGGCGGTACCGGCGTTGATATCAATGCTGCGATTAGTAGTACCGGTGGTGTCGGTGGTGCGGGTAATACGGGTAACAACCTTGGCGGTAATGGCGGCAACGGTGGTGTGATTACATTGACTGCCACCACTAATAATATCGATATCGACGCTGCGATTACCTCAACAGGTGGTGCTGGTGGTACCGGTTCTGGCAGTGCTGCCGATGGTGATGGTGGTGATGGTGGTGCTATCCAGCTGACTGCTAATGGTGGTGCTATCAATGTGGGCGCGAATCTTACCAGTCAGGGGGGCTTAGGAGATACTGCCGGCGTCGGTGCTGCATTGACTACAAGCTCCATTGATTTTGTTCATACCTTGGGGCGATAA